In Microbacterium galbinum, a single window of DNA contains:
- a CDS encoding glycoside hydrolase family 1 protein, producing MTAFPPDFLWGASTSPHQIEGNNVNSDWWAREGLVPGMEVSGDADDSYHRFREDMQLLADAGLTSYRFGIEWARIEPRQGQFSKAELAHYRRMIDTALELGLTPIITLHHFTNPRWFAEEGGWLSPHATERFTAYVTAVTEILQDVEWVVTINEPNMMAMMVMLQEAMRSGQVAEWQSPTVEGAASDRERIAANLPVPTADFAQPFIEAHHAARDILRRRTSAKVGWSIANGALYSAAEHEQKLIEVRYLWEDLYLHAAVEDDFIGVQSYSAQEVNAEGLVPHPDHPENTMTGAAYRPDALGSAVRHATAVTGLPALITENGIPTGDDARRIRYTAEALSYVADAIDEGVAVRGYLHWSLLDNYEWGHWAPTFGLIAVDRETFVRTPKPSLSWLGQVARSQGASLGARE from the coding sequence ATGACCGCATTCCCGCCTGACTTCCTCTGGGGAGCATCCACATCACCGCATCAGATCGAGGGTAACAACGTCAACAGTGACTGGTGGGCACGGGAAGGTCTCGTGCCCGGCATGGAGGTGAGTGGTGACGCGGACGACAGCTACCACCGCTTCCGTGAAGACATGCAGTTGCTTGCGGACGCCGGCCTGACGTCGTATCGGTTCGGAATCGAATGGGCTCGTATCGAGCCGCGTCAAGGGCAGTTCTCGAAGGCGGAGCTGGCCCACTACCGGCGAATGATCGACACTGCCCTCGAGCTCGGTCTCACTCCGATCATCACGTTGCATCACTTCACGAATCCACGCTGGTTCGCGGAGGAGGGGGGATGGCTCTCGCCGCATGCCACCGAGCGCTTCACCGCTTACGTCACGGCAGTGACAGAGATTCTGCAGGACGTGGAGTGGGTAGTCACGATCAATGAGCCGAACATGATGGCGATGATGGTCATGCTGCAGGAGGCGATGCGCTCGGGCCAGGTGGCGGAGTGGCAGAGTCCGACTGTGGAGGGAGCAGCGTCCGATCGTGAGCGAATCGCCGCAAACCTGCCGGTTCCGACCGCCGACTTCGCTCAACCCTTCATCGAAGCTCACCACGCCGCCCGGGACATTCTTCGTCGCCGAACCAGCGCGAAGGTCGGATGGTCGATTGCAAACGGCGCACTCTACTCCGCAGCGGAGCACGAGCAGAAATTGATCGAGGTCCGCTACTTGTGGGAAGACCTTTACCTGCACGCAGCAGTAGAGGATGACTTCATCGGAGTGCAGTCGTACTCCGCGCAGGAAGTCAACGCCGAGGGTCTCGTCCCACATCCGGATCACCCCGAGAACACGATGACCGGAGCGGCATACAGGCCGGACGCACTCGGTTCAGCCGTCCGCCATGCGACAGCTGTGACGGGCCTGCCGGCGCTCATCACCGAAAACGGGATCCCAACCGGCGATGACGCGCGTCGTATCCGATACACCGCAGAGGCATTGTCCTACGTGGCGGATGCGATCGACGAGGGCGTCGCGGTCCGTGGATACCTGCACTGGTCGCTGCTGGACAACTACGAGTGGGGGCACTGGGCGCCGACCTTCGGCCTCATCGCCGTGGATCGAGAAACGTTCGTCCGCACGCCGAAACCAAGTCTTTCTTGGCTCGGGCAGGTTGCCCGCTCGCAAGGCGCGTCGCTAGGAGCACGAGAATGA
- a CDS encoding glycoside hydrolase family 2 TIM barrel-domain containing protein: MTVELFTDGWTFRRDGEVDGELVRLPHDAMIGEARSAVGGTGNHGGYFPGGTYTYSKVWCVPESAVDIEYTLRFEGVYGDTRVFLDGRELGGCDSGYREFAISLGMLKGGSEATIEVHVDNSAVPNSRWYTGSGIYRPVWIEAAGPYRLAHDGIRVITRDIGAEATVEVVVGTVGDLPLGATVAVEMHGPTGSVAQRATSMSVGGTVTIPLQIEQPRPWSAEHPELYDVKVDLCIDAEVVDTRTVRTGLRTIHVDSRNGLRVNGAPVLLRGACVHHDNGILGAATFAAAEYRRARLLKQAGFNAIRSSHNPLSRAFLDACDEIGLYVMDELTDVWLKHKTPHDDADRFEASWQADADAMIASDRNHPSVIMYSIGNEIAETATADGIDAAHRLHAYFRRNDPTRPTTLAVNLLLNLMSSRGTSAFDRDQYSAAPAKAKRTTTSTAANMVTAKLGRIMNFVSRLPAADRASRDAFGSVDIAGYNYAFGRYASDRKKYPERVIVGSESMPGDLPAIWSRVLDVPGVIGDFMWTGWDYLGEAGIGVWSYGADSGSINKPFPALIAGPGALDITGVPGAPALLAAAVWGVADAPGIAVRPMDVAGRRTNRSPWRTSDAVCSWSWRGAEGTADIEVYSADDEVEVFLNGRSVGRKRTGSRSGFTARFRAEYEPGEIVAVGYRGGRESGRAMLRTAGQPVVQIRAESAETNGPDDLAFVWIELADELGTVDSMSADQITVTVTGAGSLAALGSAAPITEESFVDSTHATYRGRALAVIRGSEVGGDVVVSVQSRQHGSASTTIINSPIAAREHRKAHS, encoded by the coding sequence ATGACGGTGGAACTGTTCACGGATGGGTGGACATTCCGTCGCGACGGAGAGGTGGACGGAGAGCTCGTCCGTCTCCCGCACGACGCGATGATCGGAGAGGCGCGTTCTGCTGTCGGGGGAACCGGCAATCACGGGGGCTACTTTCCCGGCGGGACGTACACCTACTCCAAGGTGTGGTGTGTGCCTGAATCGGCGGTGGACATCGAGTACACGCTTCGCTTTGAGGGCGTGTACGGCGACACTCGCGTCTTTCTCGACGGCCGCGAACTCGGAGGCTGCGACAGCGGCTACAGGGAGTTCGCGATCTCCCTCGGAATGCTGAAAGGAGGGAGCGAGGCGACGATCGAGGTGCACGTCGACAACTCCGCGGTTCCGAACAGTCGTTGGTACACCGGGTCAGGGATCTACCGCCCCGTGTGGATCGAGGCAGCTGGCCCCTACAGGCTGGCGCACGACGGAATTCGAGTCATCACACGCGATATCGGTGCGGAGGCGACCGTGGAGGTGGTCGTCGGCACGGTCGGCGACCTGCCCCTCGGTGCGACCGTCGCAGTCGAGATGCACGGGCCGACGGGTTCAGTCGCGCAGAGGGCGACGTCGATGTCTGTTGGCGGAACAGTGACGATCCCGCTTCAGATCGAGCAACCGAGGCCCTGGTCAGCTGAGCACCCCGAGCTGTATGACGTGAAGGTCGATCTGTGCATCGACGCGGAGGTCGTCGATACGCGGACGGTTCGCACGGGGCTGCGAACGATTCACGTCGACAGCCGCAATGGGCTGCGGGTGAATGGCGCACCTGTTCTCTTGCGGGGAGCATGCGTGCATCACGACAACGGCATACTCGGAGCGGCTACGTTCGCCGCCGCTGAGTATCGGCGTGCGAGGCTGCTCAAGCAGGCGGGCTTCAACGCGATCCGCAGCTCGCACAATCCGCTCTCACGCGCTTTTCTCGATGCTTGCGACGAGATCGGTCTCTACGTGATGGACGAGCTCACCGACGTCTGGCTGAAGCACAAGACGCCTCATGACGATGCCGATCGATTCGAAGCGTCATGGCAGGCGGACGCCGATGCGATGATCGCCTCAGATCGGAACCACCCCTCGGTGATCATGTACTCGATCGGAAATGAGATTGCCGAGACGGCGACAGCCGATGGGATCGACGCTGCGCATCGTCTGCACGCCTACTTCCGTCGCAACGACCCGACTCGCCCCACGACCCTGGCGGTGAATCTTCTGCTGAACCTGATGTCGAGCCGCGGTACGTCCGCCTTTGATCGCGACCAATACTCCGCGGCCCCCGCGAAAGCGAAGAGAACCACGACAAGCACCGCGGCGAACATGGTGACGGCCAAGCTGGGCCGGATCATGAACTTCGTGTCACGACTCCCTGCAGCTGACCGCGCAAGCCGAGACGCCTTCGGCTCCGTGGATATCGCGGGCTACAACTACGCCTTCGGTCGATACGCGTCCGATCGAAAGAAGTACCCGGAGCGCGTTATCGTCGGGAGCGAATCGATGCCTGGAGACCTGCCGGCGATCTGGTCGCGGGTCCTTGACGTGCCTGGCGTGATCGGCGATTTCATGTGGACAGGCTGGGACTACCTCGGCGAGGCTGGAATCGGGGTCTGGAGCTACGGCGCCGACTCCGGAAGTATCAACAAGCCGTTTCCGGCGTTGATCGCGGGACCAGGTGCTCTCGACATCACCGGCGTCCCAGGCGCTCCCGCGCTGCTGGCTGCAGCAGTTTGGGGCGTGGCGGACGCACCCGGCATCGCGGTTCGCCCCATGGACGTCGCCGGTAGGCGCACCAACAGGAGTCCGTGGCGCACATCCGATGCGGTCTGCAGCTGGTCGTGGAGAGGAGCGGAGGGGACAGCGGATATTGAGGTCTACTCTGCTGACGACGAAGTCGAAGTCTTCCTGAACGGTCGTTCGGTCGGTCGTAAGCGCACTGGATCTCGCTCAGGATTCACCGCTCGGTTCCGTGCCGAGTACGAGCCGGGCGAGATCGTCGCCGTCGGCTATCGCGGCGGGCGCGAATCGGGTCGAGCCATGTTGCGCACGGCCGGTCAGCCGGTCGTCCAGATTCGTGCCGAGTCGGCCGAAACCAACGGCCCTGACGACCTCGCGTTCGTCTGGATCGAGCTCGCAGACGAACTGGGAACCGTCGACTCGATGTCGGCTGACCAGATCACTGTCACTGTCACTGGCGCCGGAAGCCTCGCCGCGTTGGGCAGCGCCGCGCCGATCACCGAAGAGTCGTTCGTCGATTCCACTCACGCGACGTATCGAGGTCGTGCGCTTGCGGTGATCCGCGGCTCCGAAGTAGGCGGCGATGTCGTCGTCTCCGTGCAGTCGCGTCAACACGGCTCCGCCTCAACCACCATCATCAACAGCCCGATCGCGGCGAGAGAGCATAGAAAGGCTCATTCATGA
- a CDS encoding family 43 glycosylhydrolase, with translation MNSDVIRPGQPWLDTDGNRIQAHGGSILHHDGLFVWYGENKERTTPGSGNWHWGVRAYTSTDLINWDDQGLIIPPVLDDPTSPLHPAQKMDRPHIIFNESTGKFVCWLKIMGEDQQQTQVSTVLTADSLFGPYEVVRTGLRPLGMDAGDFDLVVDPATRKAYYFFEKVHTDVVCVELTDDYTDVTPNASLHFPHSGPPFNREAPAYFKRGERHYLVTSSTTGYFPNPSEFATARDFHGPWEVIGDAHPADESRTSFSSQISSVFQHPHKKELYIALADRWLPELPAEMPNVFDAVAARMEGRPSPQTSGMNLAEIMQLGAGENTAVADYVWLPIRFDGERPVIEWLDEWSPADYEDSRE, from the coding sequence ATGAACTCTGACGTTATCCGTCCCGGACAGCCCTGGCTCGACACCGACGGCAATCGCATTCAGGCGCACGGGGGCTCGATCCTTCACCATGACGGGCTCTTCGTCTGGTACGGAGAGAACAAGGAACGGACGACTCCGGGTAGCGGGAACTGGCATTGGGGCGTCAGGGCGTACACCTCTACGGATCTGATCAACTGGGACGACCAGGGATTGATTATTCCTCCAGTGCTCGACGACCCGACATCGCCGCTGCATCCTGCGCAGAAGATGGACCGTCCTCACATCATCTTTAACGAGAGCACGGGAAAGTTCGTCTGCTGGCTGAAGATCATGGGTGAAGATCAACAACAGACTCAGGTCTCGACAGTTCTGACTGCCGACTCGCTGTTCGGACCGTATGAGGTTGTGCGTACCGGTCTCAGACCGCTCGGAATGGATGCGGGAGACTTCGACCTGGTGGTCGACCCCGCGACCCGCAAGGCCTACTACTTCTTCGAGAAGGTGCACACCGATGTCGTCTGTGTCGAGTTGACGGATGATTACACCGATGTGACGCCGAACGCGAGCCTCCACTTCCCGCATTCCGGACCGCCGTTCAACCGGGAGGCCCCCGCCTACTTCAAACGAGGAGAACGTCACTACCTGGTGACATCCAGCACGACCGGGTATTTTCCCAACCCGTCGGAGTTCGCCACCGCCCGAGATTTCCACGGCCCATGGGAAGTCATCGGCGACGCGCACCCCGCGGACGAATCACGGACGTCATTCTCCTCGCAGATCAGTTCCGTCTTTCAACACCCGCACAAGAAGGAGCTCTACATCGCGCTTGCGGATCGATGGCTCCCGGAACTGCCTGCCGAGATGCCGAATGTGTTCGACGCGGTGGCTGCTCGCATGGAGGGGCGACCCTCTCCTCAGACGAGCGGCATGAACCTTGCAGAGATCATGCAACTGGGGGCGGGAGAGAACACCGCGGTCGCGG
- a CDS encoding TetR/AcrR family transcriptional regulator, whose product MSNRTERGQYAKSATRRTAVARAALTLIEQGGHSDLTVAQVAHAAGISERSLFYHFPTKDHVLVAALELSDRLTTDDVGGLDDKQLRDVDHVVSILARLDAQHEWKVRLVVYLSARAQEAEHPAHAYFVAHNAAAVQGFANMLRHRQHRGLAHPDLEAESVARRFVAMWDGLQAHWLVDPSFDLADEILASFRQLTGQNVMEAKQAFERAIAEA is encoded by the coding sequence ATGAGCAATCGCACCGAGCGTGGTCAGTACGCCAAGTCGGCCACCCGCCGCACAGCCGTCGCCCGCGCCGCCCTCACCCTCATCGAGCAAGGAGGGCATTCGGACCTCACCGTCGCGCAGGTGGCCCACGCTGCGGGCATCAGCGAAAGGTCGCTGTTCTATCACTTCCCGACCAAGGACCACGTCCTGGTCGCAGCGCTTGAGTTGTCGGACCGCCTAACGACCGACGATGTCGGAGGGCTGGACGACAAGCAGTTGCGTGATGTCGATCACGTCGTCTCGATACTTGCTCGGCTCGACGCTCAGCACGAGTGGAAGGTTCGCCTAGTCGTGTACTTGAGCGCACGGGCGCAAGAGGCCGAGCATCCGGCGCATGCGTATTTCGTCGCGCACAACGCCGCTGCCGTTCAAGGTTTCGCGAATATGTTGCGGCACCGACAGCACAGAGGCCTGGCGCACCCCGACCTCGAGGCGGAGTCTGTCGCGCGACGCTTCGTCGCGATGTGGGATGGGTTGCAAGCGCACTGGCTAGTGGACCCGTCGTTCGATCTCGCCGATGAGATTCTCGCGAGTTTTAGGCAACTGACGGGACAGAACGTCATGGAGGCCAAACAGGCGTTCGAACGCGCGATCGCCGAAGCTTGA
- a CDS encoding glycoside hydrolase family 3 N-terminal domain-containing protein, producing MITAPKYRDPSCSVVDRVEDLLARMSPEEKAGQLTQFFYFGGLGEVPNELDLESLPPEQQAFIRQPAMVEAAIAAGGAGSVLFVTDPAIANRLQRSAVEQSPHGIPLLFAFDVIHGLRTIFPVPIAQAASWDASIIEAAQAASAREARAVGIHWTFAPMVDVARDPRWGRIVESAGEDPYLSAVVAGAQVRGFQGNRQKENVLAGPKHFAGYGAGRGGRDYDDAEISEAELRNIYFPPFKAAIEAGAATIMSAYMDLNGVPASGNAWLLNDVLRDEMGFKGVVVSDANAVKSLQTQHFAATATDAATRALTAGLDMEMCMFDPAFATLPVALGQGLFDEQTLDAAVRRVLTAKFDFGLFEDPFVDESRADEILVDADHRELARIVAERSAVLLANDGTLPLDRSALKTVAVVGQLAASRRDTLGPWVFDHDTEDTVSILDGLRSSLEGDADIVYEPGASVPARVFPSMFDRQDPTVENTPSGYDDDEAIDRAEGAVASADVAIVVVGERQNQIGENASRSTLELPGRQLEQLQRLVATGTPVVLLVMSGRPLDLRWANDHVSAILQVWYPGSRGGEAVAALVFGEVSPAGRLPFSWPRHVGHVPMVYSHQRTFEPHNQSRRYWDEESTPLYPFGHGLSYGSFVYGALSIERSRLGIGETVRVSVDVTNTSRRLADEVVQLYIHQRHGRASRPIRELKGFERITLPAGGTRRVSFRLGPDELRYWSSATREWVQDPTILDIGVGGSSAVALAESIEIYETHNEGEPQ from the coding sequence ATGATCACAGCCCCGAAATACCGTGACCCGTCGTGCTCAGTCGTCGATCGCGTCGAGGATCTCCTCGCCCGCATGTCCCCTGAGGAGAAAGCGGGCCAACTTACTCAGTTTTTCTACTTCGGTGGTCTGGGAGAGGTGCCGAACGAACTCGACCTCGAATCCTTGCCGCCTGAGCAACAAGCCTTCATCCGCCAACCGGCGATGGTGGAGGCGGCGATTGCAGCGGGGGGCGCGGGATCAGTTCTTTTCGTCACGGATCCGGCGATCGCCAACCGACTCCAGAGGAGCGCTGTAGAGCAGAGCCCCCACGGCATCCCCTTGCTCTTCGCTTTCGACGTCATTCATGGACTGCGGACGATCTTCCCCGTGCCGATTGCTCAGGCGGCATCGTGGGACGCATCAATCATTGAGGCCGCACAAGCCGCCAGTGCTCGAGAGGCGCGAGCAGTCGGAATCCATTGGACATTCGCGCCGATGGTCGATGTTGCGCGTGATCCGCGGTGGGGAAGAATCGTCGAAAGTGCGGGAGAAGACCCGTACCTCAGCGCGGTCGTCGCAGGGGCACAGGTGCGAGGTTTCCAAGGAAACCGACAGAAGGAGAATGTTCTAGCCGGCCCGAAGCACTTCGCGGGTTACGGGGCCGGGCGGGGCGGACGAGACTACGACGACGCCGAGATCTCGGAAGCTGAGCTTCGCAACATCTATTTCCCGCCGTTCAAAGCCGCGATCGAAGCCGGCGCCGCCACGATCATGAGTGCCTACATGGATCTCAACGGCGTTCCGGCTAGCGGGAACGCCTGGCTCTTGAATGACGTGCTGCGCGACGAGATGGGATTCAAAGGCGTCGTTGTCTCCGATGCCAACGCAGTGAAGTCCTTGCAGACCCAACATTTCGCGGCAACCGCTACCGATGCAGCGACACGCGCACTCACGGCAGGCCTCGACATGGAGATGTGTATGTTCGACCCCGCTTTTGCGACCTTGCCCGTTGCGCTCGGGCAAGGGCTGTTCGATGAGCAGACGCTGGATGCGGCCGTACGTCGAGTGCTCACGGCCAAGTTCGATTTCGGACTCTTCGAGGATCCTTTCGTCGATGAGTCCCGCGCCGATGAGATCCTGGTCGACGCAGATCACCGCGAACTCGCTCGCATTGTCGCCGAGCGCTCGGCTGTGCTTCTCGCGAATGACGGAACACTGCCGCTCGACCGATCTGCGCTCAAGACCGTCGCGGTCGTCGGCCAGCTCGCTGCGAGTAGGCGTGACACTCTCGGGCCGTGGGTGTTTGATCACGATACCGAAGACACCGTCAGCATCCTCGATGGTCTCCGCAGCAGTCTGGAAGGTGACGCGGACATCGTCTATGAGCCCGGCGCAAGCGTCCCGGCACGCGTCTTCCCATCGATGTTCGACCGCCAGGATCCCACAGTCGAGAACACCCCGTCGGGCTATGACGATGATGAAGCGATCGACCGCGCGGAAGGAGCGGTCGCGTCGGCGGATGTCGCGATCGTCGTCGTCGGCGAGCGTCAGAATCAGATCGGCGAGAATGCTTCCAGGTCGACCCTCGAACTTCCGGGTCGCCAACTGGAACAGTTGCAGAGGCTTGTCGCCACCGGGACCCCGGTCGTTCTCCTGGTGATGTCCGGGCGACCGCTCGACCTGCGATGGGCAAATGACCATGTATCGGCGATCCTCCAGGTCTGGTATCCGGGATCTCGCGGCGGAGAAGCTGTCGCGGCGCTGGTGTTCGGTGAAGTCTCACCCGCCGGTCGTCTGCCCTTCTCCTGGCCACGACATGTCGGGCATGTTCCGATGGTCTACTCCCATCAGCGAACTTTCGAACCGCACAATCAGAGTCGTCGCTACTGGGACGAAGAGTCCACACCCCTCTACCCGTTTGGTCACGGCCTCAGCTACGGATCCTTCGTCTACGGCGCTCTCTCGATCGAACGATCACGCCTGGGAATAGGAGAGACAGTGAGGGTGTCCGTCGACGTCACCAACACGTCAAGGCGGTTGGCTGATGAAGTGGTTCAGCTCTACATCCATCAGCGGCACGGTCGCGCATCTCGACCCATTCGCGAGCTGAAGGGTTTCGAGCGAATCACTCTTCCTGCCGGCGGGACGCGGCGGGTCTCATTTCGACTCGGGCCTGACGAGCTGCGGTACTGGAGTTCAGCGACGCGTGAGTGGGTGCAAGACCCGACCATCCTCGATATCGGGGTCGGCGGCAGCTCGGCGGTCGCGCTCGCCGAGAGCATCGAGATCTACGAAACCCACAACGAGGGAGAACCGCAATGA
- a CDS encoding MFS transporter yields MNDRPNAAKESSDALPSAAAASMEGGAAIGEAILTPTGSLIVRTRVSAGYIWLLIFATLGSYAALVGPIGISLSLRIQEIAPQNIEWLGYVVGGGAIAATLSQPLVGMWSDRTRSRLGRRRPFAIAGTIVGLVGLALLAMAPTVVLLAAAWVVTQLGWATVLSMLLLSQADRLPEEQRGKVAGLSGFTTMIASVIGVGIASAFIGNNYLVFLVPGAVGALAMALWVIFVKEPSSRSIIVDKKLTISGALRDMVFNPRKHPDFAWNWFGRLFFNFGVTFATTFTTLFFASRLSEGGRVADIGGVIVVLSLFGVLSAAGGAMLGGFLSDKLKRRRIFVLLSGVAFTIGALVMAFGGSDVVILFTGSIIANIGLGVFSAVDQAIVLDVLPERDTDAGRFMGINGYSTSIAQGLAPIAAAPLLLIGVTGADKNYGLVLVIAAACTLVGGTAVMLKVKATR; encoded by the coding sequence GTGAACGATCGTCCGAACGCTGCTAAGGAATCGTCCGATGCGCTGCCCTCTGCTGCAGCCGCATCGATGGAGGGAGGAGCGGCGATCGGTGAGGCGATCCTGACTCCCACAGGTTCGCTCATCGTCCGCACCCGCGTGAGTGCCGGCTATATTTGGCTGCTGATCTTCGCCACCCTCGGGTCCTATGCTGCTCTCGTCGGACCGATCGGGATCTCCCTGTCGCTCCGCATTCAGGAGATCGCCCCGCAGAACATCGAGTGGTTGGGGTACGTGGTAGGTGGGGGAGCGATCGCCGCGACGCTCTCGCAGCCGCTCGTGGGTATGTGGAGCGACCGCACGCGTTCTCGTCTCGGGCGTCGCCGGCCCTTCGCCATCGCGGGCACGATCGTGGGCTTGGTCGGGCTCGCGCTTCTGGCAATGGCTCCCACGGTCGTCTTGCTCGCGGCGGCGTGGGTGGTGACTCAACTCGGCTGGGCGACGGTTCTCAGCATGCTGCTGCTCTCTCAGGCAGATCGGCTTCCGGAGGAGCAGCGGGGCAAGGTCGCGGGGCTGAGCGGCTTTACCACCATGATCGCCTCTGTCATCGGTGTTGGAATCGCCAGTGCATTCATCGGCAACAACTACCTCGTCTTCCTCGTTCCCGGCGCAGTCGGAGCACTTGCGATGGCCCTCTGGGTCATCTTCGTCAAGGAGCCGTCCAGCCGCAGCATCATCGTGGACAAGAAGCTCACCATCTCTGGCGCGCTTCGAGACATGGTCTTCAACCCCAGGAAGCACCCGGATTTCGCGTGGAACTGGTTCGGGCGGCTGTTCTTCAACTTCGGGGTGACATTCGCGACCACGTTTACCACTCTCTTCTTCGCGTCACGGCTGAGCGAAGGGGGGCGCGTCGCAGATATCGGAGGTGTGATCGTCGTCCTCTCCTTGTTCGGCGTGCTGTCCGCGGCCGGTGGCGCGATGCTCGGAGGATTCCTCTCCGACAAGCTCAAGCGTCGGCGGATCTTCGTTCTTCTGTCCGGCGTCGCCTTCACCATCGGTGCGCTGGTGATGGCGTTCGGCGGTTCGGATGTGGTGATTCTGTTCACCGGCTCGATCATCGCCAACATCGGGTTGGGTGTGTTCTCCGCGGTCGATCAAGCAATCGTGCTCGACGTGCTCCCAGAACGCGATACAGACGCGGGGCGCTTCATGGGCATCAACGGTTACTCCACCTCCATCGCGCAGGGCTTGGCCCCCATCGCCGCAGCGCCGCTTCTGCTCATCGGAGTTACTGGAGCCGACAAGAACTACGGACTTGTGTTGGTGATCGCAGCTGCATGCACGTTGGTCGGTGGCACCGCAGTGATGCTCAAGGTCAAAGCAACCAGATAG